Proteins from a genomic interval of Bacteroidota bacterium:
- a CDS encoding DUF1800 domain-containing protein produces MNNNEKKLHHLLHRTGFGPTPELIDRFSGMAIPDVQKEIFSDAEIIQDLTIIPRPDTNDKGEVRPLKVVVLVLKSQKEKELLNLAWIDRMAVAQAMLREKMTMFWHNHFATSANFGWLMQVQHNLLRKHALGNFATMLHEISKDPAMILWLNNQENKKDAPNENFAREVMELFTLGEGNGYSENDIKQAARAFTGWAVNKKGEFEFREKDHDDGEKELFGKKGNFGGEDIINMLLEKEQVSIFIARKIYKWFVNHEVDEERVDELAKKFRSSKYDISDLMQYIFSSSWFYDEENIGCNIVTPVELIVRLKKLCKLEVDDQQMLALQQVLGQTLFLPPNVAGWKPGRAWINSTSLVQRMHLPKAMLDSGTARLNKRPAFEEQNNGKPAADEKVKVKTEWKLLVDHFTKKSDAELTEAIIDFLILSPNDRIDRQLIEKNIDASNRERRVITTIAAVMQTPEFQIV; encoded by the coding sequence ATGAACAACAACGAAAAAAAACTGCATCATCTTCTTCACCGCACCGGTTTTGGCCCGACTCCCGAACTGATCGATCGTTTCAGCGGAATGGCGATTCCTGACGTGCAGAAAGAAATTTTTTCCGATGCAGAAATCATCCAGGACCTCACGATCATTCCGCGGCCCGACACGAATGACAAAGGAGAGGTGCGCCCGCTTAAAGTGGTTGTCCTTGTTCTGAAATCGCAGAAGGAAAAAGAATTGCTGAACCTCGCGTGGATCGACCGTATGGCGGTGGCGCAGGCGATGCTGCGCGAAAAGATGACGATGTTCTGGCATAATCATTTTGCAACGTCAGCGAATTTCGGCTGGCTGATGCAGGTGCAGCATAATCTTCTTCGAAAACATGCGCTTGGAAATTTCGCAACGATGTTGCACGAAATTTCCAAAGACCCGGCCATGATACTCTGGCTGAATAACCAGGAAAATAAAAAAGATGCGCCCAATGAGAATTTTGCACGTGAAGTGATGGAGCTTTTTACACTCGGTGAGGGAAACGGTTATTCTGAGAATGACATCAAGCAGGCGGCGCGCGCATTTACGGGATGGGCCGTGAATAAAAAAGGAGAATTCGAATTCCGCGAAAAAGATCACGACGATGGAGAAAAAGAACTGTTCGGCAAAAAAGGAAATTTTGGCGGAGAAGATATCATCAACATGCTCCTGGAAAAAGAACAGGTTTCCATTTTCATTGCACGGAAAATTTACAAATGGTTTGTGAATCATGAAGTGGACGAAGAGCGCGTGGATGAACTCGCGAAAAAATTCCGCTCTTCAAAATATGATATCAGCGATCTCATGCAATACATTTTTTCTTCTTCGTGGTTTTATGACGAAGAAAATATCGGCTGTAACATTGTTACACCGGTTGAACTCATTGTGCGTTTGAAAAAATTATGCAAGTTGGAAGTGGATGATCAGCAGATGCTCGCTTTGCAACAGGTGCTCGGACAAACTTTATTTCTTCCGCCGAATGTGGCAGGATGGAAACCGGGAAGAGCGTGGATCAATTCCACTTCGCTCGTACAGCGAATGCATTTGCCGAAAGCGATGCTTGATTCCGGAACTGCGCGTTTAAATAAACGCCCGGCATTCGAAGAACAGAACAACGGAAAACCGGCAGCCGATGAAAAAGTGAAAGTAAAAACAGAGTGGAAACTTCTCGTGGATCATTTCACAAAAAAATCCGACGCAGAACTCACAGAAGCGATCATTGATTTTTTAATTCTATCGCCGAATGATAGGATAGACCGGCAACTCATTGAAAAAAATATTGACGCATCGAACCGCGAGCGAAGAGTGATCACCACCATTGCAGCA